In Halobaculum sp. XH14, a single genomic region encodes these proteins:
- a CDS encoding winged helix-turn-helix domain-containing protein, whose product MGVSDTEAVTTGEGEGVGWEAVEELPPSAKLVAKVLEYEDTLTQSQLAEETLLPPRTVRYALSRLEDAGVVESRFSFSDARKRLYTLKL is encoded by the coding sequence ATGGGTGTTTCCGACACGGAGGCCGTGACGACCGGCGAGGGCGAGGGAGTCGGCTGGGAGGCGGTCGAGGAGCTTCCCCCCAGCGCGAAGCTCGTGGCAAAGGTGCTCGAGTACGAGGACACGCTGACCCAGAGTCAGCTCGCAGAGGAGACGCTGTTGCCGCCCCGGACGGTGCGATACGCGCTCTCCCGGCTCGAGGACGCCGGCGTTGTCGAGTCCCGCTTCTCGTTCTCGGACGCGCGCAAGCGCCTCTACACGCTGAAGCTCTGA